In a genomic window of Candidatus Schekmanbacteria bacterium:
- a CDS encoding cytochrome C oxidase Cbb3 (CcoN; FixN), whose product MNGNVDYDFSASKGFILSSIFWGIVGILIGIYLSLELVMPGMNFAPWITYGRLRVVHTNGLAIGFAVGIIIGLYYYIVQKLTRASLYAPKLAKFNVYLFNIAVALAALSLFAGMNTSKEYAELEWPLDIVVVIIWVIFAINIFGTILNGREKHLYVTAWYLIATVVTIAVLYIVNNLEIPVSLFKSYSVFRGANDANVEWWYGHNVVAFLFTTPIIGFFYYFLPVSTSLPIYSHRLSIIGFWSLLFAYLWTGAHHLIYTPMPDWIETVAIAFSIFLIAPSYATVINCVYTMKGNWDKMRTNYLTKFFVIGMLFYALQTLQGPSQSIRSWSRIVHYTDYIIGHVHMGTMGWVTLTICGGAYYIASKLNKNGLHSIKLANTHFWLVFIGQLIYTISMWIAGIAEGFKWKAVNPDGSLVYTFMDVVNFTKPYWGARAIGGIIYFIGFVIFAYNIVMTFKSSKEAV is encoded by the coding sequence ATGAATGGGAATGTTGATTATGATTTTTCAGCGTCAAAAGGATTTATTCTTTCATCAATCTTCTGGGGTATTGTCGGGATTCTAATCGGCATCTATCTAAGTTTGGAATTGGTGATGCCGGGAATGAATTTTGCCCCATGGATTACCTATGGGCGCCTGCGGGTTGTCCATACAAATGGACTTGCCATAGGGTTTGCAGTTGGGATCATCATAGGTCTCTACTATTATATCGTGCAGAAGCTCACAAGAGCATCACTCTATGCTCCAAAACTCGCAAAATTCAATGTTTATCTTTTCAACATTGCAGTAGCATTGGCAGCACTATCACTTTTTGCAGGAATGAATACATCAAAGGAATATGCCGAATTAGAATGGCCACTTGACATCGTTGTTGTAATCATCTGGGTTATCTTTGCCATCAATATATTTGGAACAATTTTAAATGGTAGAGAGAAACATCTCTATGTTACAGCATGGTATTTGATTGCCACAGTAGTAACTATCGCTGTTCTTTACATAGTTAACAATCTCGAAATTCCGGTCTCTCTGTTCAAATCGTACAGCGTATTTAGAGGAGCAAACGATGCAAATGTAGAGTGGTGGTATGGACATAATGTAGTAGCATTTCTTTTTACAACTCCAATAATAGGATTCTTCTACTATTTTCTCCCTGTATCTACTTCATTGCCCATATACAGCCATAGACTCTCGATAATAGGCTTTTGGTCGCTCCTTTTTGCCTATCTATGGACTGGAGCGCATCATTTGATTTATACACCAATGCCTGATTGGATTGAGACTGTGGCTATTGCTTTCAGCATCTTCTTGATTGCTCCCTCATATGCAACAGTAATCAACTGTGTCTATACGATGAAGGGAAATTGGGATAAGATGCGCACCAATTACCTCACCAAGTTTTTTGTAATCGGTATGCTCTTTTATGCCCTTCAAACACTTCAGGGACCTTCTCAGTCCATCAGGTCATGGAGTAGAATCGTTCACTATACTGACTATATTATCGGCCATGTCCATATGGGCACTATGGGCTGGGTAACATTGACAATATGCGGAGGTGCCTATTATATCGCCTCCAAATTAAACAAAAATGGACTTCATAGTATAAAGCTTGCCAATACCCATTTCTGGCTGGTCTTTATAGGACAACTTATTTACACAATCAGTATGTGGATTGCAGGTATTGCCGAAGGGTTTAAATGGAAGGCAGTAAATCCTGATGGAAGTTTGGTTTATACATTTATGGATGTAGTGAATTTTACAAAGCCATATTGGGGAGCAAGAGCCATAGGAGGAATAATATATTTCATTGGCTTTGTCATATTTGCTTATAATATCGTTATGACCTTTAAATCATCAAAGGAGGCTGTCTGA